In Promicromonospora sp. Populi, one genomic interval encodes:
- a CDS encoding TIM barrel protein gives MTSKARNTDPRFSKLTIGVCPDQWGVWFPEDEKQIHWERALAEMAEAGFEYMETGPYGYFPTDPKLLRKVMDDNGFTVVAGTGWGILHKAEAWAETERTFRAIAETHAAVGAEYLVHLPPLFRDDKTWEWTDDRVLTPDAWKLYIENANRLGQIVKDEYGLKMVLHPHGDSHIETPEDIARVFDATDPDYVNLCLDTGHIVYGGGDPLEMVRTYPDRIAYVHIKAFDVELTEQAHREDWPFGEAVARGASVRPPAGAPDMTALVAALADLNKDLYVICEQDLYPCDPRLPLPNAVMTRQYLASCGLGLL, from the coding sequence ATGACGAGCAAGGCGCGCAACACCGACCCCCGGTTCAGCAAGCTCACCATCGGTGTCTGCCCCGACCAGTGGGGCGTGTGGTTCCCCGAGGACGAGAAGCAGATCCACTGGGAGCGGGCGCTCGCGGAGATGGCCGAGGCCGGCTTCGAGTACATGGAGACCGGCCCCTACGGCTACTTCCCCACGGACCCGAAGCTCCTGCGCAAGGTCATGGACGACAACGGCTTCACCGTGGTGGCCGGCACCGGCTGGGGCATCCTGCACAAGGCCGAGGCCTGGGCCGAGACCGAGCGGACCTTCCGGGCCATCGCGGAGACCCACGCCGCCGTCGGCGCGGAGTACCTGGTCCACCTGCCGCCGCTGTTCCGCGACGACAAGACCTGGGAGTGGACCGACGACCGTGTGCTGACGCCGGACGCCTGGAAGCTCTACATCGAGAACGCGAACCGGCTCGGCCAGATCGTCAAGGACGAGTACGGGCTGAAGATGGTGCTGCACCCCCACGGGGACAGCCACATCGAGACGCCGGAGGACATCGCCCGCGTGTTCGACGCCACCGACCCCGACTACGTGAACCTGTGCCTCGACACCGGGCACATCGTCTACGGCGGCGGGGACCCGCTGGAGATGGTGCGCACCTACCCCGACCGGATCGCCTACGTGCACATCAAGGCGTTCGACGTCGAGCTGACCGAGCAGGCGCACCGCGAGGACTGGCCCTTCGGCGAGGCCGTGGCGCGCGGCGCGTCCGTGCGGCCCCCGGCGGGGGCGCCCGACATGACGGCTCTTGTCGCTGCCTTGGCCGACCTGAACAAGGACCTGTACGTGATCTGCGAGCAGGACCTGTACCCCTGCGACCCGCGGCTGCCGCTGCCGAATGCGGTCATGACGCGGCAGTACCTGGCCTCGTGCGGGCTGGGGTTGCTCTGA
- the iolG gene encoding inositol 2-dehydrogenase yields the protein MRFALIGAGRIGAVHARSVAASPDVELALVADPVDGAAERLASAYGAAATTDVADVFADDTVDAVIVGSPTPYHVDQIVAAVDAGKAVLVEKPVDLDLARADWCLAQVGGRADRVMLGFNRRFDAAFAEVRSRVAAGEIGDVEQLTIISRDPAPPPVAYLASSGGIFRDMAIHDLDMARFFLGDIVNVHAVPQRLDPALAEVDDYDAAVVTLTAASGAVATIINSRHNAAGYDQRLEAFGPRGALRVENHTATSVVLDAAGVSGARGPHLDFFLERYADAYTRELAAFVAAVREGTAPTPSLLDGRQALALADAATQSARTGLSVAPAPIPASAAV from the coding sequence ATGCGTTTTGCGCTCATCGGCGCCGGCCGGATCGGGGCCGTCCACGCCCGTTCGGTCGCCGCCTCGCCCGACGTCGAGCTCGCGCTCGTCGCCGACCCGGTCGACGGCGCTGCCGAGCGCCTGGCCTCGGCGTACGGGGCGGCGGCCACCACCGACGTCGCGGACGTGTTCGCCGACGACACGGTGGACGCCGTGATCGTCGGCTCGCCCACGCCGTACCACGTGGACCAGATCGTGGCGGCCGTCGACGCGGGCAAGGCGGTGCTGGTCGAGAAGCCGGTCGACCTCGACCTGGCGCGCGCCGACTGGTGCCTGGCCCAGGTCGGCGGCCGCGCGGACCGCGTCATGCTGGGGTTCAACCGCCGCTTCGACGCTGCCTTCGCGGAGGTCCGCAGCCGGGTGGCGGCCGGCGAGATCGGCGACGTCGAACAGCTCACCATCATCAGCCGCGACCCGGCACCACCGCCCGTCGCGTACCTCGCGTCCTCGGGCGGGATCTTCCGCGACATGGCCATCCACGACCTCGACATGGCGCGGTTCTTCCTCGGCGACATCGTCAACGTCCACGCCGTGCCGCAGCGCCTGGACCCGGCCCTCGCAGAGGTCGACGACTACGACGCCGCCGTCGTGACCCTCACCGCCGCCTCGGGCGCCGTCGCGACGATCATCAACAGCCGGCACAACGCCGCCGGGTACGACCAGCGCCTGGAGGCGTTCGGCCCGCGCGGGGCGCTGCGGGTGGAGAACCACACGGCGACCTCCGTGGTGCTCGACGCCGCCGGGGTGTCCGGCGCCCGCGGACCGCACCTGGACTTCTTCCTGGAGCGGTACGCCGACGCGTACACGCGCGAGCTGGCCGCGTTCGTGGCCGCCGTGCGCGAGGGCACCGCGCCGACCCCGTCGCTGCTCGACGGGCGCCAGGCGCTGGCACTGGCCGACGCCGCCACCCAGTCCGCGCGCACGGGGCTCAGCGTGGCCCCGGCGCCCATCCCGGCGTCGGCCGCCGTCTGA
- a CDS encoding ATP-binding cassette domain-containing protein, with product MSATEPGTPLVRMRGVGKRYGNIVALHDVDLDVEAGRVTCVLGDNGAGKSTLIKIIAGRHQHTEGLLEVDGEELTLGSPRQALDLGIAAVYQDLAVVPLMPVWRNFFLGSELTKGVGPFRILDVKEMQRIAKQELLDMGIDLRDVNQPIHQLSGGERQCVAIARAVHFGARVLILDEPTASLGVKQSGIVLRYVLRARDRGLGVVFITHNPHHAYPVGDRFLLLKRGSPIGYHEKKDVTLDELTSQMAGGAELAELAHELEQTGGDKSLIADVRAAEV from the coding sequence ATGAGCGCCACTGAACCGGGTACCCCCCTCGTGCGGATGCGCGGGGTCGGCAAGCGGTACGGCAACATCGTCGCCCTGCACGACGTCGATCTTGACGTCGAGGCGGGCCGCGTCACCTGCGTGCTCGGCGACAACGGGGCCGGCAAGTCCACGCTCATCAAGATCATCGCCGGCCGCCACCAGCACACCGAGGGCTTGCTGGAGGTCGACGGCGAGGAGCTGACCCTCGGCTCGCCGCGTCAGGCCCTCGACCTCGGCATCGCAGCCGTCTACCAGGACCTCGCCGTCGTCCCGCTCATGCCGGTGTGGCGCAACTTCTTCCTCGGCTCCGAGCTGACCAAGGGCGTGGGGCCCTTCCGGATCCTCGACGTCAAGGAGATGCAGCGGATCGCCAAGCAGGAGCTGCTCGACATGGGCATCGACCTGCGCGACGTGAACCAGCCGATCCACCAGCTCTCGGGCGGCGAGCGGCAGTGCGTGGCGATCGCGCGCGCCGTCCACTTCGGCGCCCGGGTGCTCATCCTCGACGAGCCGACCGCCTCGCTCGGGGTCAAGCAGTCGGGCATCGTGCTGCGCTACGTGCTGCGGGCGCGCGACCGGGGCCTCGGCGTCGTCTTCATCACCCACAACCCGCACCACGCCTACCCCGTCGGGGACCGGTTCCTGCTGCTCAAGCGCGGCAGCCCCATCGGTTATCACGAGAAGAAGGACGTCACGCTCGACGAGCTGACGTCGCAGATGGCGGGCGGCGCCGAGCTCGCGGAGCTGGCCCACGAGCTCGAACAGACGGGCGGCGACAAGTCGCTCATCGCGGACGTCCGGGCCGCCGAGGTATGA
- a CDS encoding ABC transporter permease, with amino-acid sequence MTTATTPAPPASPPAADERLVRRSAVARLLARPEMGAVVGAVGVFVFFAAVAPVFTQLPSVATVLYGASTIGIMAVGVSLLMIGGEFDLSTGVAVVFSALTAAQFSWYLGTNVWVGVGIALVVSLGLGLLNGYLLVVTKLPSFIVTLATFLMIAGVNLGVTRIVAGGVSSPSIAEMDGFESARSFFAAEISFLGVNWDITIVFWLALVVIATHLLVRTRVGNWIFAAGGDELAASAVGVPVVRTKIGLFMGVGLCAWLLGMHNLFAFGTVQSGEGVGNEFLYIIAAVIGGCLLTGGYGSAVGGALGALIFGMVSRGIVYAQWNPDWFRFFLGLMLLVATIVNLVVKKRAEQR; translated from the coding sequence ATGACCACTGCCACCACCCCGGCGCCGCCGGCGTCGCCGCCCGCCGCCGATGAGCGGCTGGTGCGCCGCTCGGCGGTCGCGCGGCTGCTCGCGCGGCCCGAGATGGGCGCCGTCGTCGGCGCCGTGGGCGTCTTTGTGTTCTTCGCCGCGGTCGCGCCGGTGTTCACGCAGCTCCCGTCGGTAGCGACGGTGCTGTACGGGGCCTCGACCATCGGGATCATGGCCGTCGGCGTCTCGCTGCTCATGATCGGCGGCGAGTTCGACCTGTCCACGGGGGTCGCGGTGGTGTTCTCGGCGCTCACGGCCGCCCAGTTCTCCTGGTATCTGGGCACCAACGTGTGGGTGGGGGTCGGCATCGCCCTGGTCGTGTCGCTCGGGCTCGGGCTGCTCAACGGGTACCTGCTGGTCGTGACGAAGCTGCCCTCGTTCATCGTCACGCTGGCGACGTTCCTCATGATCGCCGGGGTCAACCTCGGCGTCACGAGGATCGTGGCCGGCGGGGTCTCCAGCCCGTCGATCGCCGAGATGGACGGGTTCGAGTCCGCGCGCTCGTTCTTCGCGGCCGAGATCAGCTTCCTCGGCGTGAACTGGGACATCACCATCGTGTTCTGGCTGGCGCTCGTCGTGATCGCCACCCACCTGCTGGTCCGCACCCGCGTCGGCAACTGGATCTTCGCCGCCGGCGGGGACGAGCTGGCGGCCTCGGCCGTCGGCGTCCCCGTGGTGCGCACCAAGATCGGCCTGTTCATGGGGGTCGGGCTGTGCGCCTGGCTGCTCGGCATGCACAACCTGTTCGCGTTCGGCACCGTGCAGTCCGGCGAGGGGGTGGGCAACGAGTTCCTCTACATCATCGCTGCCGTCATCGGCGGTTGCCTGCTGACCGGCGGCTACGGCTCCGCGGTCGGCGGGGCGCTGGGCGCCCTGATCTTCGGCATGGTCAGCCGGGGCATCGTCTACGCGCAGTGGAACCCGGACTGGTTCAGGTTCTTCCTCGGCCTCATGCTCCTGGTGGCCACGATCGTCAACCTCGTCGTCAAGAAGCGGGCGGAGCAGCGATGA
- a CDS encoding substrate-binding domain-containing protein: MNRRPLVRALALGGALAMILTACSGGGRQQEDDAPDAAAEPTMTAVMVTHAGPGDTFWDIARRGAEAAAERYGVDLQYSSDPDAARQSQLAQQAVDQGTDGLALTFSKGEAMQGVTQNAVDAGIPVVGFNGGMDDALDFGAFTFIGQDDGLAGEALGDLLVEQDFTHPICVIHEQGNVGLEARCAGVQDRLPDTEVLYVQGTDMTQVSSTVTAKLQATPDADVIIGLGAPFTVTIVDAVAETGSEAQVASFDLNAELAQAVVDGDVLATVDQQPYLQGYLAIESLWLQHNGGFVLGGGQPVYTGPAIVDQDNAEDVLAGAEDGIR, encoded by the coding sequence GTGAACCGACGACCCCTCGTCCGCGCGCTCGCCCTCGGTGGCGCGCTGGCCATGATTCTCACCGCTTGCTCGGGTGGCGGGCGGCAGCAGGAGGACGACGCACCCGACGCCGCCGCCGAGCCGACCATGACCGCCGTGATGGTCACCCACGCCGGGCCCGGGGACACGTTCTGGGACATCGCGCGGCGGGGCGCGGAGGCAGCTGCCGAGCGCTACGGCGTCGACCTGCAGTACTCGAGCGACCCGGACGCCGCACGCCAGAGCCAGCTCGCCCAGCAGGCCGTCGACCAGGGCACGGACGGCCTGGCCCTGACCTTCTCCAAGGGGGAGGCGATGCAGGGCGTGACGCAGAACGCCGTCGACGCGGGCATTCCCGTCGTCGGGTTCAACGGCGGTATGGACGACGCGCTCGACTTCGGCGCGTTCACCTTCATCGGCCAGGACGACGGCCTTGCCGGGGAGGCGCTCGGCGACCTGCTCGTCGAGCAGGACTTCACGCACCCGATCTGTGTCATCCACGAGCAGGGCAACGTCGGCCTGGAGGCGCGCTGCGCCGGGGTGCAGGACCGGCTCCCGGACACCGAGGTGCTGTACGTGCAGGGCACGGACATGACCCAGGTGAGCTCGACCGTCACCGCCAAGCTCCAGGCCACCCCCGACGCCGACGTCATCATCGGCCTCGGCGCGCCCTTCACGGTGACCATCGTCGACGCCGTCGCGGAGACCGGTTCCGAGGCGCAGGTCGCCTCGTTCGACCTGAACGCCGAGCTCGCCCAGGCGGTGGTCGACGGCGACGTGCTCGCCACCGTCGACCAGCAGCCGTACCTGCAGGGCTACCTCGCCATCGAGTCGCTGTGGCTGCAGCACAACGGCGGCTTTGTGCTCGGCGGCGGCCAGCCCGTCTACACCGGCCCGGCGATCGTCGACCAGGACAACGCCGAAGACGTCCTTGCGGGTGCCGAGGACGGCATCCGCTGA
- a CDS encoding CoA-acylating methylmalonate-semialdehyde dehydrogenase: MSLTTQPLITHWIDGKHVESTGERTQPVFNPATGQEIARLGLGTAADVDRAVAVAVAAAETWSQLSLGKRAAVLFRFRDLLAARTPELAAIVSREHGKVLSDAAGEVARGLEVVEFATGLPHLLKGEYSSEAASGIDVYSFREPLGVVAGITPFNFPVMVPLWMSPVAIATGNAFVLKPSERDPSASLFLAELWQEAGLPDGVFQVVQGDKEVVDALLHHEDIAAVSFVGSTPIARYIHATASAEGKRVQALGGAKNHGVVLADADLDDAADQLAAAAFGAAGERCMALSVAVVEDAVADELVARLAEKARSVRVTAGDQPGAEMGPVITAQAKARIEGLISSAEREGAELVVDGRGRTVPGYEEGFFVGPTVIDRVAAEHEVYREEVFGPVIDVVRVSGLDEAIDVINANPYGNGTAVFTSSGEAARTFQRRVRVGMVGINVPIPVPVAWHSFGGWKDSLFGESHVYGPEGIRFYTRGKVVTQRWPHSAQRTAASYHFSGDAQK; this comes from the coding sequence ATGTCCCTGACCACCCAACCCTTGATCACCCACTGGATCGACGGCAAACACGTCGAGTCGACCGGCGAGCGCACCCAGCCGGTCTTCAACCCCGCCACCGGCCAGGAGATCGCCCGGCTCGGTCTCGGCACGGCCGCCGACGTCGATCGCGCGGTGGCGGTCGCCGTCGCCGCCGCCGAGACCTGGTCGCAGCTCTCCCTGGGCAAGCGCGCGGCGGTCCTGTTCCGCTTCCGCGACCTGCTGGCCGCCCGGACCCCGGAGCTCGCCGCGATCGTCAGCCGCGAGCACGGCAAGGTGCTGTCCGACGCGGCCGGTGAGGTGGCGCGCGGCCTGGAGGTCGTCGAGTTCGCCACCGGCCTGCCGCACCTGCTCAAGGGCGAGTACTCCAGCGAGGCCGCTTCGGGGATCGACGTCTACTCGTTCCGGGAGCCGCTCGGTGTGGTCGCCGGCATCACGCCGTTCAACTTCCCCGTGATGGTGCCGCTCTGGATGAGCCCCGTCGCCATCGCCACCGGGAACGCGTTTGTGCTCAAGCCGTCCGAGCGCGACCCGTCGGCGTCGCTCTTCCTGGCCGAGCTGTGGCAGGAGGCCGGCCTGCCCGACGGCGTGTTCCAGGTGGTCCAGGGCGACAAAGAGGTGGTCGACGCCCTGCTGCACCACGAGGACATCGCGGCTGTCTCGTTCGTCGGCTCGACGCCGATCGCCCGGTACATCCACGCCACGGCCTCGGCCGAGGGCAAGCGGGTGCAGGCCCTCGGCGGGGCCAAGAACCATGGGGTTGTGCTGGCGGACGCCGACCTGGACGACGCCGCCGACCAGCTCGCCGCCGCCGCGTTCGGCGCGGCGGGGGAGCGCTGCATGGCGCTGTCCGTCGCGGTTGTCGAGGACGCCGTCGCCGACGAGCTCGTGGCGCGCCTCGCCGAGAAGGCGCGGTCGGTGCGGGTGACCGCGGGCGACCAGCCGGGCGCCGAGATGGGCCCCGTCATCACCGCCCAGGCGAAGGCCCGGATCGAGGGCCTGATCTCGTCGGCCGAGCGGGAGGGCGCCGAGCTTGTCGTGGACGGCCGCGGCCGCACCGTGCCGGGCTACGAGGAGGGCTTCTTCGTGGGCCCCACGGTGATCGACCGGGTGGCGGCCGAGCACGAGGTGTACCGCGAGGAGGTCTTCGGGCCGGTCATCGACGTGGTCCGCGTCTCCGGCCTCGACGAGGCGATCGACGTCATCAACGCCAACCCCTACGGCAACGGCACCGCGGTGTTCACGTCGTCGGGCGAGGCTGCCCGGACCTTCCAGCGCCGCGTGCGGGTCGGCATGGTGGGGATCAACGTGCCGATCCCGGTGCCCGTCGCGTGGCACTCGTTCGGCGGCTGGAAGGACTCGCTGTTCGGCGAGAGCCACGTCTACGGGCCGGAGGGCATCCGGTTCTACACCCGCGGCAAGGTCGTCACGCAGCGCTGGCCGCACAGCGCGCAGCGCACAGCGGCGTCGTACCACTTCTCGGGGGACGCCCAGAAGTAG